One Gossypium arboreum isolate Shixiya-1 chromosome 13, ASM2569848v2, whole genome shotgun sequence genomic window, ATAGCCTAAGgtgctaattaaaaaaaattagcatATTATGCTAATTTAGCCTGAATTCTGGATAGTTAGCTAACATTAAAAATCATGTTAATTGTAGGGGTTTTGTGTAATTTGTGAGCATGTTTTTTTTTCTAGAAATCatatttttattagttaattatcgtacttattaatttatttaagatAAAAGTTTAAACATATGGATGAAATAAAGGATTAAAGCGATAAGTAAGTCTCCTATGTTTTAAGCTGGAACAAAAGGGTTTGAGATGAGAAAAGGCAGAAGCATTTCAATTTTCATGCGGGAAAATGAAAGAGGATGAGACGAGAGAAATAATAGAAAGAGGTTGAAAATGTTATAAGAAGTACTAAATGAGTTGGTCCACACATAAAACGAAACAATAGGGAAAGGGCAGAAATAGAGCCCACAAAAaccaaaagagaaaaagaaaacagCCTCAAAAAGATCGAATCTGACGTAAAAGTAGAGCTACCTACCAAATCTAGCTCCCCTATCTCTAACCACTTGTCTTTCTTATCAACTTGGTCAAATCCCATCATGCTGCCCGCTGCCCCTGCCCTCGCCCTCGACTCCCCCCACCCAATTTGTTATTACATCTACATCCACATATAAATATTCACACATTACAAGCTTTATCCATTTTCCTACAGCCACTAGTTACAGTTTCTCTTTTTTGCTCATTTCCATCATCCCCATGTCCCCTCTCCATGTTTTTCTAAATCTCTCCATATACCTATAACACCGTTATTCTTTCTCTATTCTAcctgatttgatttgatttgattttgtaaCTGATGGGACGATCACCTTGTTGTGAAAAGGCTCATACCAACAAAGGTGCCTGGACCAAAGAGGAAGATCAACGCCTCATCAACTACATCCGTGTCCATGGTGAAGGCTGCTGGCGTTCCCTCCCCAAAGCTGCTGGTAACCTCTCATTTCCATGTTTTACCTGTTTGGCTTTTTCTTCCTATTTTCCATCTTTCTCACTTGCCAATTTGGTGGCACCACAGGGCTGCTTAGATGTGGTAAGAGTTGCAGATTAAGATGGATAAACTACTTGAGGCCTGATCTTAAGAGAGGAAATTTCACTGAAGAAGAAGATGAGcttatcatcaagcttcacagTTTACTTGGAAACAAGTGAGTTTCCTCGTATTATTTTCAGCTAAAGATGTTTCAAATTTGATCATATATTTTGACAAAATTCATGTTGTTGAATCTATTGCCAGATGGTCATTGATTGCTGGAAGATTACCAGGAAGGACAGATAATGAGATAAAGAACTACTGGAACACACACATCAAAAGAAAGCTTATAAGCAGAGGAATTGATCCACAAACTCATCGTCCTCTCAATCAAACGGCCATTACCAACACAGTCACAGCCCCCACCGAATTGGATTTCAGAAACTCGCCCACATCCGTTTCCAAATCCAGTTCCATCAAAAACCCGTCTCTGGATTTCAATTACAATGAATTTCAATTCAAGTCCAACACAGATTCCCTTGAAGAACCCAACTGTACAGCCAGCAGTGGCATGACTACAGATGAAGAACAACAAGAACAGCTGCACAAGAAGCAGCAATACGGTCCGAGCAATGGGCAAGACATAAATTTGGAGCTGTCGATTGGGATTGTTTCAGCTGACTCATCTCGGGTATCAAGTGCCAACTCGGCCGAGTCGAAACCAAAGGTAGATAACAACAATTTCCAGTTTCTTGAACAAGCTATGGTGGCTAAGGCGGTATGTTTGTGTTGGCAATTAGGTTTTGGAACAAG contains:
- the LOC108461188 gene encoding transcription repressor MYB6-like, encoding MGRSPCCEKAHTNKGAWTKEEDQRLINYIRVHGEGCWRSLPKAAGLLRCGKSCRLRWINYLRPDLKRGNFTEEEDELIIKLHSLLGNKWSLIAGRLPGRTDNEIKNYWNTHIKRKLISRGIDPQTHRPLNQTAITNTVTAPTELDFRNSPTSVSKSSSIKNPSLDFNYNEFQFKSNTDSLEEPNCTASSGMTTDEEQQEQLHKKQQYGPSNGQDINLELSIGIVSADSSRVSSANSAESKPKVDNNNFQFLEQAMVAKAVCLCWQLGFGTSEICRNCQNSNSNGFYSYCRPLDS